The Brachyhypopomus gauderio isolate BG-103 chromosome 12, BGAUD_0.2, whole genome shotgun sequence genome window below encodes:
- the cemip gene encoding LOW QUALITY PROTEIN: cell migration-inducing and hyaluronan-binding protein (The sequence of the model RefSeq protein was modified relative to this genomic sequence to represent the inferred CDS: deleted 3 bases in 2 codons; substituted 1 base at 1 genomic stop codon) — protein sequence MKTCVLFFGAVLPIIQAVCPDKMPGLQPWTPGFSEAHHVTIGYGRKVLLIASATVHSIEILNGGKLVIADTNRPILLRTKHILVGNNGELHIGSPDCPYKGNLTISLYGRSDDRDGEHSYFGRKYIGVGTGGTLEVHGDKKLSWTFLNKTLHPGQGNENSYHFERSWGNRGIITHIINSKTGEVLHTDRFDTYRSKDESRRLAQYVEDVEDGRILAMVVNDEGSNNLEDSARKALSKLGSRHFHRLGFRHPWSFITVKGDASPAVEDHAVYQGTKASSEARSSRTFHLGYGEHFTITTVSQWVQESEWTEWFDRDDERGSGDWEKLSDLHKAFPERLCSNPLDMEAETLDGIPANMTGDVFSKFDKNYGLVCLNKEQAEGMCHNYRVRFLCGKLVRPQASISIDTISNCSVLELADEAVGWRPGHRLVVASTDYSMHQAEEFSVLPCPACTRHQVKVEGKPAFPHMGEAVDGVDMRAEVALLSRNILIRGEMEPVCYGSESCKFFNFDTFGGHLKVEHGFKAVHVQGVELVHMGQQSMGHYPVHFHMNGDVDQRGGYDPPTYVKDLSIHHTFSRCVTIHGSNGLLVKDVVGYEALGHCFFTEDGPEERNTFDHCLGLLIRAGTLLPSDRDSKMCRVITDGAYPGYVARPRQDCSPPSTFWMANPNNNLINCAAAGSEETGFWFIFHHVPTGPSEGMYSPGTTEHTPMGHFINNRAHSNYRAGMILDNGVKTTEANAKDKRPFLSLVGARYGPHQDADPFKPRVPALIHHFVAYKNQDHGAWLRGGDIWLDECQFADNGIGLTLASGGTFPDDDGSKQEVKNSLFVGESENRGVSELDTHIWGPSGVDHTGRTLPRGVDFPIRGMQIYDGPINVQNCTFRKYVALEGRHTSAFGFRLNNSWQSCPNNNVTDNTFDKRSCEDLHLLSXPHQPPITSRVFFGEPGPWFSSMQMDGDKTTIFHDVDGSVSEYPGAFLVKEDNWLLRHPDCIDVPDWRAAICSGHYAQIYIQARNPANLNLRMVKDEYPDWPLELEGALGKRNHYQQYQPVIMLAKSYTLHWDQPAPAELTVWLINFNRNDWITIGFCYPKGTNFSIISDIHNRLTKQTRKTGVFVRTAQRDKISHTNQARGYYYWEEDTGLLFLKVNAFNQRDDFSFCSVKGCERIKIKAEIPKGSAPSDCMAEAYPKYTEVPVVDVPMPKKLPRSRMLQASEHFLEVRLESYNTRFFHIKEDFSYTEVNGKKIYQSEDGVHLTVVDGHSGQVLDKKGFRNAVLMGIPAQIENYIDRLENESIVLVTSKGRLVTRGPWTKVLERLGAEQNVKLKDKLAFVGFKGSFRPDWVRLAVDDERAKLHQVLPIPIVRKMKL from the exons AGGAAACCTCACCATCTCCCTCTACGGCAG GTCAGATGACAGGGATGGCGAGCACAGTTATTTTGGCCGAAAATATATCGGCGTAGGGACGGGCGGAACCCTGGAGGTCCACGGAGATAAGAAGCTGTCATGGACGTTCCTGAACAAAACCCTTCATCCTGGACAAGGCAATGAAAACAGCTACCACTTTGAGAGGAGCTGGGGTAACAGAGGCATCATCACTCACATCATCAACTCCAAGACGGGAGAGGTGCTCCACACTGATAG ATTTGACACATACCGGAGCAAAGACGAGAGCAGGCGTCTGGCCCAGTATGTGGAGGACGTGGAAGATGGACGGATCTTGGCCATGGTGGTAAACGATGAAGGCTCCAACAACCTGGAGGACTCGGCCAGGAAGGCCCTCTCCAAGCTGGGCAGCCGGCACTTCCACCGCCTTGGCTTCcg gCATCCATGGAGTTTTATCACCGTGAAAGGGGACGCGTCTCCAGCCGTGGAAGATCATGCCGTTTATCAAG gaacaaAGGCGTCGTCCGAGGCCAGGAGCTCCCGCACCTTCCACTTGGGTTACGGTGAACACTTTACCATCACCACTGTCAGTCAGTGGGTGCAGG agtCTGAGTGGACTGAGTGGTTTGATCGTGATGACGAGAGAGGATCGGGAGACTGGGAGAAGCTTTCTGACCTCCACAAGGCTTTTCCGGAGCGTCTGTGCAGTAACCCCCTGGATATGGAG GCTGAAACCCTCGATGGCATCCCCGCAAACATGACCGGTGACGTTTTTTCCAAGTTCGACAAGAACTATGGCCTGGTGTGCCTCAACAAAGAGCAGGCAGAAGGGATGTGCCACAACTACAGAGTGCGCTTTCTCTGTGGCAAGCTCG tccgcCCACAGGCGTCCATCTCCATAGACACCATCTCCAACTGCAGCGTCTTGGAGCTGGCGGATGAGGCCGTGGGATGGAGGCCGGGACACAGGCTGGTGGTGGCCAGCACTGACTACTCCATGCACCAGGCTGAGGAGTTCAGCGTCCTGCCCTGTCCCGCCTGCACCCGCCACCAGGTCAAGGTGGAAG gtaagcCAGCGTTCCCACACATGGGCGAGGCGGTGGACGGCGTGGACATGCGGGCGGAAGTGGCCCTCCTCAGCAGGAACATCCTGATCCGGGGGGAGATGGAGCCCGTCTGCTATGGCAGCGAATCCTGCAAGTTCTTCAACTTCGACACGTTTGGGGGACACCTCAAG gtggagCACGGGTTTAAGGCGGTGCATGTCCAGGGTGTGGAGTTGGTTCATATGGGTCAGCAGTCCATGGGCCACTACCCCGTCCATTTCCACATGAATGGAGATGTGGACCAGAGGGGCGGCTACGACCCTCCCACCTACGTCAAGGACCTCTCCATCCACCACACCTTCTCACGCTGCGTCACCATACACGGCTCCAATGGCCTGCTG GTGAAGGACGTGGTGGGCTACGAGGCCCTGGGCCACTGCTTCTTCACGGAGGACGGCCCAGAGGAGAGGAACACCTTCGATCACTGCCTGGGCCTGCTGATCAGGGCAGGGACCCTGCTGCCCTCTGACCGCGACAGCAAGATGTGCCGTGTCATCACGGACGGGGCGTACCCCGGCTACGTGGCCAGGCCTCGGCAGGACT GTT CGCCACCCTCCACCTTCTGGATGGCCAACCCCAATAACAACCTCATCAACTGTGCGGCTGCAGGATCAGAG GAGACAGGATTCTGGTTTATTTTCCACCATGTCCCTACTGGTCCATCAGAGGGAATGTATTCCCCTGGTACTACTGAACACACCCCAATGGGGCACTTCATTAACAACAGAGCACATTCAAACtacagg GCTGGGATGATTCTGGACAATGGGGTGAAGACCACAGAGGCGAATGCCAAGGACAAAAGACCCTTCCTCTCACTTGTAGGGGCAAG GTACGGCCCGCACCAGGACGCCGACCCCTTCAAGCCCAGAGTCCCAGCGCTCATCCACCACTTCGTGGCCTATAAGAACCAGGATCACGGGGCCTGGCTGAGGGGCGGTGAC ATCTGGCTGGACGAGTGTCA GTTTGCTGATAATGGCATTGGACTCACTCTCGCCAG tggaggcACCTTCCCAGATGATGATGGCTCCAAGCAGGAAGTGAAAAACTCGCTCTTtgtaggagagagtgagaacagAGGCGTGTCTGAACTGGACACCCACATCTGGGGCCCCAGTGGAGTGGACCACACGGGCAGGACCCTCCCCAGAGGAGT GGATTTCCCCATTCGAGGTATGCAGATCTACGACGGCCCCATCAACGTACAGAACTGCACCTTCCGTAAATACGTCGCCCTGGAAGGCCGG CACACGAGCGCCTTCGGGTTCCGCCTCAACAACTCGTGGCAGAGCTGTCCCAACAACAACGTCACGGACAACACCTTCGACAAGCGTTCCTGTGAGGATTTACACCTGCTCTCCTAACCCCACCAGCCACCC ATCACGTCCCGTGTGTTCTTCGGAGAGCCGGGTCCCTGGTTCAGCAGTATGCAGATGGACGGGGATAAGACCACCATCTTCCACGATGTGGACGGCTCGGTCAGCGAATACCCTGGCGCATTCCTGGTCAAGGAAGACAACTGGCTCCTCCGTCACCCCGACTGCATAGACGTGCCCGACTGGAGAGCTGCCATCTGCAGTGGGCACTACGCCCAG ATTTACATCCAGGCCCGGAACCCGGCCAACCTGAACCTGAGGATGGTGAAGGACGAGTATCCTGATTGGCCGCTGGAGTTGGAAGGAGCTCTGGGCAAGAGGAATCACTACCAGCAGTACCAGCCCGTGATCATGCTGGCTAAAAGCTACACGCTGCACTGGGACCAGCCGGCACCTGCTGAACTTACAGTCTGGCTCATCAACTTCAACAG AAACGACTGGATAACTATAGGCTTCTGCTACCCAAAAGGCACCAACTTCAGCATCATCTCCGACATCCACAATCGCCTCACGAAGCAGACGAGGAAGACTGGCGTGTTCGTGAGGACAGCTCAGAGAGACAAGATCAGTCACACTAACCAGGCACGAGGCTATTACTACTGGGAAGAGGATACCGG GCTGCTCTTCCTGAAGGTCAATGCGTTCAATCAGAGGGACGACTTCTCCTTCTGCTCCGTGAAGGGATGCGAGAGGATCAAAATCAAAGCGGAGATCCCCAAGGGCAGCGCGCCCAGTGACTGCATGGCAGAGGCCTACCCGAAATACACCGAGGTGCCCGTGGTGGATGTGCCCATGCCCAAGAAACTGCCCCGCTCCAGAATG CTCCAAGCATCTGAGCACTTCCTGGAGGTGAGACTGGAGTCCTACAACACTCGCTTTTTCCACATCAAGGAGGATTTCTCCTACACAGAG GTCAATGGTAAAAAGATCTACCAATCAGAGGACGGGGTGCATTTGACTGTGGTGGATGGCCACAGCGGCCAGGTGCTGGATAAGAAAGGCTTCAGGAACGCAGTACTGATGGGAATCCCAGCCCAGATCGAGAACTACATCGACAGGCTGGAGAACGA GTCTATAGTGTTGGTGACCTCTAAGGGCAGGCTGGTCACCAGAGGACCCTGGACCAAAGTACTTGAAAGACTGGGTGCGGAGCAGAATGTGAAGTTGAAAG ATAAACTGGCTTTCGTGGGCTTCAAAGGCAGCTTCCGGCCTGACTGGGTCCGGCTGGCCGTGGACGATGAGCGTGCCAAACTCCACCAAGTGCTGCCTATCCCTATAGTGAGGAAGATGAAGCTCTGA